From a region of the Latilactobacillus sakei genome:
- a CDS encoding spermidine/putrescine ABC transporter ATP-binding protein, which yields MQQPMVEFKNVIKKYDDNQILKGIDMALEKGKFYTLLGPSGCGKTTILRIIAGFTNASSGDVLFEGKRMNDLPANKRQVNTVFQDYALFPHLNVFDNVAFGLNLRKVNKNDVEKKVIEALKLVRLGGYEHREISELSGGQQQRVAIARALANEPKVLLLDEPLSALDMKLRKAMQYELRDLQQRLGITFLFVTHDQEEALAMSDEIFVMNEGKVLQSGTPVDIYDEPINHFVADFIGESNILPGKMVADYQVEMVGKVFECADAGMKPNEAVEIVLRPEDLDIVAVNQGQLVVTVDTQLFRGDYYEITAYDDDHNRWLIHSTNPAKDGQQVGLFFEPEDVHVMRFGESEEDFDARLESYEEED from the coding sequence ATGCAGCAACCAATGGTGGAATTCAAAAACGTCATCAAGAAGTATGACGATAATCAAATCCTAAAAGGAATTGATATGGCACTAGAAAAAGGTAAGTTTTATACCTTATTGGGGCCCTCAGGCTGTGGTAAGACAACAATTCTGAGAATTATTGCCGGCTTTACAAACGCCTCTTCTGGGGATGTTTTATTTGAAGGAAAACGGATGAATGATTTGCCGGCTAATAAACGACAGGTTAACACTGTTTTTCAGGATTACGCATTATTTCCCCATCTGAATGTTTTTGATAATGTTGCCTTTGGGTTGAATTTACGTAAAGTTAACAAAAACGACGTTGAAAAAAAGGTGATTGAAGCACTGAAACTTGTGCGTTTAGGGGGCTATGAACACCGCGAAATTAGTGAACTGTCAGGTGGGCAACAACAACGGGTGGCAATTGCCCGTGCTTTAGCCAACGAGCCTAAAGTCCTCCTGTTAGACGAACCGTTATCAGCGTTAGACATGAAACTAAGAAAAGCAATGCAATATGAATTACGTGATCTCCAACAACGCTTAGGGATTACCTTCTTGTTTGTGACGCATGATCAAGAAGAAGCACTTGCAATGAGTGATGAAATCTTCGTTATGAATGAGGGGAAAGTCCTTCAAAGCGGGACACCCGTTGATATTTACGATGAACCAATTAACCACTTTGTCGCAGATTTTATTGGGGAAAGCAATATATTGCCCGGGAAAATGGTTGCTGATTATCAAGTCGAAATGGTGGGTAAAGTTTTTGAATGTGCTGATGCGGGGATGAAACCTAATGAAGCCGTTGAAATTGTGTTGCGCCCTGAAGATTTGGATATCGTGGCCGTCAACCAAGGGCAATTAGTTGTGACTGTTGATACGCAATTATTCCGGGGAGATTATTATGAAATTACTGCCTATGATGACGATCATAACCGGTGGTTAATTCATTCGACTAATCCAGCTAAAGACGGTCAACAAGTTGGCCTGTTCTTCGAACCAGAAGATGTCCACGTCATGCGCTTTGGCGAATCTGAAGAAGATTTTGACGCGCGTCTTGAAAGTTATGAAGAGGAGGATTAA
- a CDS encoding NADPH:quinone reductase, with protein sequence MVAYQALVLTHDNETVTAQYATKLTPDLPKEGVLIKVAYSDINYKDRLTMNAKSGVLKNYPATPGVDFVGTVVTSDNPFFEAGECVLCTGYGTGISIDGGYAQYVKVPSEWLLKCPIELTPQETMQLGTAGFTAAIALTKILKQPFTREHDTPLLITGATGGVGSYALTMLAQLGFTNITATTRDLSQADYLTQLGANQVIATDDLLNAPLKPLAHQSYTGVIDTLGGDVLAHILPYMAQGGLVAACGNAAGFKLATTVFPFILRGVTLVGIDSVNYPRKDRKEIWQLLATNFKPQIWPQIRTIAFSELATELDTPIKQTGRVVVKIDTEH encoded by the coding sequence ATGGTCGCTTATCAAGCTTTGGTTCTAACGCACGACAATGAAACTGTTACTGCCCAGTATGCAACAAAATTGACACCTGATTTACCCAAAGAAGGCGTCTTGATCAAAGTTGCCTATTCAGACATCAATTATAAAGACCGCCTCACGATGAACGCTAAAAGTGGCGTTCTTAAAAACTATCCCGCAACACCCGGTGTTGATTTTGTTGGGACCGTAGTCACTTCAGACAATCCTTTTTTTGAAGCAGGAGAATGTGTCTTATGTACAGGCTACGGGACTGGTATTAGCATCGACGGCGGTTATGCCCAATATGTCAAGGTCCCTAGCGAATGGCTCTTGAAGTGTCCAATTGAACTGACACCCCAAGAAACAATGCAACTAGGCACGGCCGGATTTACAGCCGCCATTGCCCTCACTAAGATTCTTAAACAACCCTTTACAAGAGAGCACGACACACCGCTCCTGATCACAGGCGCAACTGGTGGTGTGGGTAGCTATGCGCTCACAATGTTAGCACAACTTGGTTTCACCAATATCACCGCTACGACTCGTGATCTCAGCCAAGCTGATTACTTAACCCAACTAGGTGCCAACCAAGTGATTGCAACCGATGACCTCTTAAACGCCCCGCTCAAACCATTGGCCCATCAATCCTATACTGGTGTAATCGACACACTCGGTGGTGATGTCTTAGCACATATTCTCCCTTACATGGCCCAAGGTGGCTTAGTCGCCGCTTGTGGCAATGCTGCAGGCTTTAAGCTAGCCACAACAGTCTTCCCGTTCATTCTACGGGGCGTGACCCTCGTTGGCATCGATTCAGTGAACTATCCTCGTAAGGATCGCAAGGAAATTTGGCAACTATTAGCGACTAATTTCAAGCCTCAAATATGGCCCCAAATTCGAACAATTGCTTTTTCAGAACTAGCAACCGAACTAGACACGCCAATTAAACAAACTGGACGCGTCGTGGTTAAAATCGATACTGAACATTAA
- a CDS encoding CsbD family protein, with product MTNKEKLDGMKDQVTGKVQETAGKATGDKETEAKGNAKGMMGKAKEKLAEAKDKVAEKTNDVIDDVKEKMDK from the coding sequence ATGACAAATAAAGAGAAGTTAGACGGCATGAAGGATCAAGTTACTGGTAAAGTTCAAGAAACAGCCGGTAAGGCAACAGGCGATAAAGAAACTGAAGCTAAAGGTAATGCTAAGGGTATGATGGGTAAAGCCAAAGAAAAATTAGCAGAAGCCAAAGATAAAGTCGCTGAAAAGACAAACGATGTTATCGATGATGTGAAAGAAAAAATGGATAAATAA
- a CDS encoding ABC transporter ATP-binding protein — protein sequence MSLMRLEKITKRFGSGDQQMTALNQIDLTIEKGQFIGLTGPSGSGKTTLLTIMGSLQSPSDGQLYFKDREIGHLTEKERSALRFNDFGFILQSSNLVSFLTVSEQFELVDRLRQTPSPNKAEDLLKELGVLEQQRQYPASLSGGQRQRVAIARALYGQPDLIFADEPTASLDSKRAIQVAEQLSAITKKTGQTIVMVSHDERVLAYTDQVYIMRDGQLTDK from the coding sequence ATGAGTTTAATGCGCTTAGAGAAAATTACAAAACGATTTGGTAGCGGTGACCAGCAAATGACGGCCCTCAATCAAATCGATTTAACGATTGAAAAAGGCCAATTTATTGGATTGACTGGGCCTTCGGGTTCGGGGAAAACGACCTTATTAACGATTATGGGGAGCCTGCAAAGCCCTAGTGATGGGCAGCTTTATTTTAAGGATCGAGAAATTGGGCACTTAACAGAAAAGGAACGGTCGGCCTTACGATTTAACGATTTTGGTTTTATCTTACAAAGTTCAAACCTCGTTTCCTTTTTAACGGTCAGTGAACAATTTGAATTGGTCGATCGTTTACGACAAACGCCAAGTCCGAATAAGGCAGAAGACCTTTTGAAGGAACTAGGTGTGTTAGAGCAACAGCGTCAATATCCAGCTAGTTTATCTGGGGGGCAACGTCAACGTGTTGCGATTGCCCGTGCCCTTTATGGACAGCCCGATTTAATTTTTGCGGATGAACCGACTGCTAGTTTAGATAGCAAACGGGCGATTCAAGTAGCAGAGCAGTTATCGGCAATCACTAAAAAAACAGGTCAGACAATTGTGATGGTCTCCCATGACGAACGGGTTTTGGCGTATACCGATCAAGTCTACATCATGCGCGATGGACAGTTAACCGACAAATGA
- a CDS encoding ABC transporter permease: MYLAIKEMKHAKLRYSLIIFTIFLIAYLIYFLTGLAYGLANNNRSAIDHWDAERIVMSQYANKNLAASELQAQSLPTIKGAKKDRAYLGQMMGVVSSAKVKKQNTSVFGVDFDAFLKPTLTKGRLPKATREVVVDDSLQDIKINQEIQLNGRSEKYKVVGLTTDHRYNTQPVTYLSLKDFRQMRYGPAASDQVNAVVLRDGAAIKKDDQLTNLTIKQLIDNIPGYGPQVKTFALMIGALLIIVAFIVGIFMYIITIEKTTVYGVMRTQGISGGQLVSSLIWQSLFLGLIGVGAGLIGNLLTTLVLPVSVPYANNSLLIGAFSAVLLVMTVIGALFSIWRILKIDPLDAIGGA, translated from the coding sequence TTGTATTTAGCTATTAAAGAAATGAAACACGCCAAATTACGGTATTCATTAATTATTTTTACCATTTTTTTAATTGCTTACCTGATTTATTTTTTAACGGGTTTGGCTTATGGTTTAGCCAACAATAACCGTTCAGCAATTGACCACTGGGATGCAGAGCGAATCGTTATGAGCCAGTATGCTAATAAAAACTTGGCAGCTTCTGAGTTACAAGCGCAGTCTTTACCGACGATTAAAGGTGCTAAGAAGGATCGAGCTTATTTAGGGCAAATGATGGGGGTTGTTAGCAGCGCCAAAGTAAAGAAGCAAAATACGAGCGTTTTTGGTGTTGACTTTGATGCCTTTTTAAAACCAACGCTAACAAAGGGTCGCTTACCTAAAGCAACTCGTGAAGTAGTGGTAGATGATAGTCTGCAAGACATTAAAATCAATCAAGAAATTCAATTAAATGGGCGTTCAGAAAAATATAAAGTCGTCGGATTGACGACTGATCATCGGTATAATACACAACCAGTAACATATTTAAGTTTAAAAGATTTTAGACAGATGCGTTATGGCCCAGCTGCTAGTGATCAGGTTAATGCCGTTGTTTTAAGAGATGGTGCAGCTATTAAAAAAGATGACCAGCTAACCAATTTAACGATTAAACAATTAATTGATAATATTCCAGGCTATGGCCCACAAGTAAAAACATTCGCACTGATGATTGGGGCCTTGTTAATCATCGTCGCTTTTATCGTGGGTATTTTTATGTATATTATTACCATTGAAAAAACGACGGTTTATGGTGTGATGCGAACCCAAGGGATATCCGGTGGCCAGTTAGTTTCAAGTTTGATATGGCAATCACTCTTCCTAGGGTTGATTGGTGTGGGCGCTGGCCTGATTGGTAACTTACTAACCACCTTGGTATTACCGGTTAGTGTGCCGTATGCCAATAATAGTTTGTTAATTGGCGCCTTTTCAGCCGTGTTATTGGTGATGACAGTCATCGGCGCACTATTTTCAATTTGGCGGATTTTAAAAATTGATCCGTTAGATGCGATTGGAGGGGCTTAA
- a CDS encoding iron-sulfur cluster biosynthesis protein — protein sequence MQITVTDAASHWFQEELALKPGEAVRFFGKVYGQTAVHDGFSLGMERAEVSQPIGQVEKDGITYFASDSDAWFFADYDLQIDYDDQLDEPKYTFPKH from the coding sequence ATGCAAATTACAGTTACAGATGCAGCAAGTCATTGGTTTCAAGAAGAACTCGCTTTAAAACCAGGGGAAGCCGTGCGCTTTTTCGGTAAAGTATATGGTCAAACGGCCGTGCATGATGGGTTCTCATTAGGGATGGAACGCGCAGAAGTTAGTCAACCAATTGGTCAAGTTGAAAAAGACGGGATTACTTATTTTGCCAGTGACTCTGATGCTTGGTTTTTTGCTGATTATGACTTACAGATTGATTATGATGATCAATTAGATGAACCTAAATATACATTTCCCAAGCACTAA
- a CDS encoding DNA-binding response regulator — protein MIKVLIVDDHEMVRLGISTYLGVQDDLEVVDQAVNGQEGVEKALALRPDAILMDLVMPEMDGIEATKTILKAWPQAKIIILTSFIDDEKVYPAIEAGAASYILKTSTAEEIANTIRKTTAGQSVLEPEVTNKMMNRMTHQAETKLYEDLTNREREVLGLIAKGRSNQEIADELFITLKTVKTHVSNILAKLQVDDRTQAAIYAIKHQLAD, from the coding sequence GTGATAAAAGTATTGATTGTAGATGACCATGAGATGGTTCGGTTGGGCATTTCAACCTATTTAGGGGTGCAAGACGATTTAGAAGTGGTCGATCAAGCCGTTAACGGCCAAGAAGGCGTTGAAAAAGCCTTGGCGTTACGGCCAGATGCGATTTTAATGGATTTAGTCATGCCCGAAATGGATGGGATTGAAGCGACTAAAACGATTTTGAAGGCTTGGCCCCAAGCCAAGATTATTATTCTAACCAGCTTTATTGATGATGAAAAAGTCTATCCAGCAATCGAGGCTGGTGCAGCAAGTTACATATTAAAAACGTCAACAGCTGAAGAAATTGCCAATACGATTCGGAAGACAACTGCGGGCCAATCAGTTTTAGAGCCTGAAGTCACAAATAAGATGATGAACCGTATGACCCATCAGGCAGAAACGAAGTTGTACGAAGATTTAACCAATCGTGAACGAGAAGTCCTAGGCTTGATTGCCAAAGGCCGGAGTAATCAAGAGATTGCTGATGAATTATTCATCACACTCAAAACAGTTAAGACGCATGTTTCTAACATCTTAGCGAAGTTACAAGTCGACGACCGTACGCAGGCCGCGATTTATGCCATTAAGCACCAATTAGCGGATTAG
- a CDS encoding sensor histidine kinase has translation MSKLARSFVFISTGLLTLLFSVALFFAYFYSIQQDQWLLSLATVRFFYVPLIAYIIVAALIVATVVTSIFYLVLRQQVSHTESQLQYLVSGQYESPVFKQINADNDHFAMTIEQTVEQLRQKMIRLQRDIQSYSDRPPVIAGETKEEILAQERHRLARELHDSVSQQLFAATMMLSALSEVAQKQADNPQLLQSLTTVERVLNDAQSEMRALLLHLRPVTLEGKSLRDGIIQLLNELKTKIAVEITWDIDNVTLPSGIEDNLFRIVQELLSNTLRHAKAQEIEVYLKKIGPSVLLKVMDDGQGFDQKVAQKAGSYGLNNITERAQSVGGTAKIISLPNQGTSVEIRVPLLKERN, from the coding sequence ATGAGTAAACTTGCGCGCAGTTTTGTGTTTATTAGTACTGGATTGTTGACGCTTCTGTTTTCAGTGGCGTTATTTTTTGCGTATTTCTATAGCATTCAACAGGATCAGTGGTTACTGAGTCTGGCAACCGTTCGCTTTTTCTATGTGCCCTTAATCGCCTATATTATTGTGGCAGCTTTGATTGTGGCGACGGTTGTGACCAGTATTTTTTATCTCGTTTTGAGACAACAAGTGTCACATACAGAGAGTCAATTACAATATTTAGTTTCCGGTCAGTATGAATCGCCGGTCTTTAAGCAAATTAATGCCGATAATGATCATTTTGCAATGACAATCGAACAAACAGTTGAACAATTACGGCAAAAAATGATACGCTTACAAAGGGACATCCAAAGTTATAGTGATCGGCCACCTGTGATTGCGGGTGAGACAAAGGAAGAAATTTTGGCCCAAGAGCGGCACCGCTTGGCTCGCGAGCTACACGATTCTGTCAGTCAGCAATTATTTGCAGCGACGATGATGCTATCGGCTTTGAGTGAAGTAGCCCAAAAACAGGCGGATAATCCACAATTGCTACAATCATTAACGACGGTTGAGCGGGTCTTGAATGATGCACAGTCAGAAATGCGGGCCTTATTGTTACATCTACGGCCAGTCACGCTAGAGGGTAAGAGTTTACGCGATGGGATTATTCAGTTGTTAAATGAATTGAAGACTAAAATTGCAGTGGAAATTACTTGGGATATTGATAATGTCACTCTACCAAGTGGAATTGAGGACAATCTTTTTAGAATTGTCCAAGAACTATTATCGAACACCTTGCGACATGCTAAGGCTCAAGAGATTGAAGTTTATCTGAAAAAAATCGGCCCCAGTGTCTTATTGAAAGTGATGGACGATGGTCAAGGTTTTGATCAAAAGGTCGCTCAAAAGGCTGGCAGTTACGGTTTGAATAATATTACAGAGCGCGCCCAATCGGTGGGCGGAACGGCTAAGATTATTAGTTTACCTAATCAAGGCACGAGTGTTGAAATTAGAGTACCACTTTTGAAGGAGCGAAATTAA